tattgcaaaaaaacaaaaaagcaTACATACATCTACACATATAtcattgaaaaaaaacctTTAATTCTATATACATAGTACGTTGTAAACTGaacaaaaaacataaaacaatcataaattttctttattattttattcattttttcaattatcatatattcGTCACAAAGCTTTAggataaattttcattgtCACAAAATTCAATCATAGGATCCACAGCATTCTCATGAATCGATGGCTTGAATTTACCCCTAGGtctttcttttaaattccAATAATCATATACATCATCGTGTTTGCATAgatacaaaattttttgatcTATTGATTTATTACTGACTACACACATTACAACATCCCCTActtttacattattaaattgtGCAACCGATGACGGTGTACAAGCTATTCCCTTTCTTGTACTAttcaatttaaaaacacAATTTAAGATAGATTTACTTACTAACATAGCTTCTATTATATTCCCTCTTTTTGCTAAATCCACGGGCAATTTATAACGAGAATTAAgaaaacaataatttacaaaatctTTAGATTTTTCCAATACTTCTTTCTTAGATATTAATTTgtcaaatattttgtaaataggtagtaaatatttaacattttttaaagcataaataatggaaatTTTACTTAATGGTCTTATTTcccatattttatcatttttatacatttctttttttatgttatttaAGCAATCATCTTTAACTCCTAAATAATCATGTAAAAGGTTTAAAAAACTTACttgatatatatcattttctttttttttttccaataaAAGCATATGGGCTCTTAATGTATCATAAACATTTTCAAACTTTATATCTAACTGATTATATAAAGCAGAACTATCTTCTCTACAATCATGAATCACTTtcaatgtttttttattttcaattatcttttttacaCTATTTATTACAGacttatttaataaatcgaatatataatatttctcAAACACTTTATCTTTCTTTTCAATTTCTGTATATATCTGCATTAAGCATACTTTACCATATCGGCCTAAATTCGTCCCTTCAAAATCTACTGCAATAATGTCATTACAGTTTATTTCTTCAGCTGCTTCTTCTCcctctttttcattttctataaCCTTAATGTCTTTATAATTGTTTGGGGAATCTTTGTTTGCTAATTTGGctttaatattatcattattatatttacaactTATTTCATCATCCTTTTTTTGTGAAACACCTGTTCCATAAAACTGCTTGCCCTTTCGAACAGTgttcacattttttatatttttcagaAGAATGCTTTgaattgtattatttaaaacgaAGTTATATTTGGAGATTGTATATATGCTACTAtaagtatattttattattttcatcccCCTTTAATAAAACtcatacaaaaaaataatgataaaataaagtcatactattttaatacatattaataGAAAGAACATATCACTTTTTCTACAAAGCTAGCTgttgtttaaataatatatctcTTTTACTCcttttttgcatttttcacatattttccatttttttcctataaaaaatattcagaTATTAGTCGATTTAAATGGTTATTCTATGACACAAATCGATGTTATGGGctaccaaaaaaaaatctgaGAATAGGATGTATGGCtatctaaaaatattaataattgtatacaaaaaagttatattaaaaaattaatgtattattaatgcaaaaaaatatattttttttataaaagctAGCTGTAGCGATAtaaagtgaaaaaaaatattaacatgTAAGGTTGTTATGctagaatattttttttttctctctcTATATCGTTTATTTTAGCTACTTGcacacaaataatatattttaccaccaaaaaaaaatattaatacataaaaaagacgcaaaattgtttaagaaattggttatatatttattttattaaaaaaaattattatttgtatttttttaatttaattaaccT
This sequence is a window from Plasmodium chabaudi chabaudi strain AS genome assembly, chromosome: 7. Protein-coding genes within it:
- a CDS encoding exonuclease, putative, whose amino-acid sequence is MKIIKYTYSSIYTISKYNFVLNNTIQSILLKNIKNVNTVRKGKQFYGTGVSQKKDDEISCKYNNDNIKAKLANKDSPNNYKDIKVIENEKEGEEAAEEINCNDIIAVDFEGTNLGRYGKVCLMQIYTEIEKKDKVFEKYYIFDLLNKSVINSVKKIIENKKTLKVIHDCREDSSALYNQLDIKFENVYDTLRAHMLLLEKKKENDIYQVSFLNLLHDYLGVKDDCLNNIKKEMYKNDKIWEIRPLSKISIIYALKNVKYLLPIYKIFDKLISKKEVLEKSKDFVNYCFLNSRYKLPVDLAKRGNIIEAMLVSKSILNCVFKLNSTRKGIACTPSSVAQFNNVKVGDVVMCVVSNKSIDQKILYLCKHDDVYDYWNLKERPRGKFKPSIHENAVDPMIEFCDNENLS